The Glycine soja cultivar W05 chromosome 19, ASM419377v2, whole genome shotgun sequence genomic sequence CGCTTCCGGAACATATGTGATGCACATTAGGTAAGCACAACATTCACAATTTTACTCCAATCATGGTTACATACTAGGCAAATTGATTTCTTGAAAGTGAAAATACACATCGAGATTTAATcagattcttttttacttatgaaaagaaaaatgttagggGCTAACCCATactcttttaaataatttttttgttctttctgaATATGAAAccgaaaaagttttttttttaaaaaacggtTGTTGGGTATCCAAGGTTTGATTAATCTTGTGcctaaaataacataaattgattATCGAGTTAATTGAGTGTTTCAATACCTTAAAAATCATGGTGACTCCCTTAAAACCacgtaaaaaaaaacttgatttttcaatgaaattgaaattgatttCCCCTCACATGGCCACCATCCCAGGTCTTTGGGCCCTCcaattcacaaaataaataaaaatcggATTACCACAAATCCATGTGCAgctccaattaaaaaaaaaactcggaTAATAAAAACCAAGTCGAAGACGAGAAAGTGTTTAAAATGGTAAAAACCAAGTCACTTGGACAAGTACACTAACagagaaataataaaaagaaaaggaataacTAAGATCAATGAATAATAATGTACACAGCTTGCAATAGTCAGGCTTCATGTGACTAGGAAGAAAAAGTTCACTGTGCAATCGCATAAATTAACAAGAAAACTGACAATCTGATAAATTAACAAAAGGGTGCTGGAACAGTTCATCCcaataatttgattataataaataaaaatctaattgaCTATAGATTTACAACAAGAATCAGCCTTTCAGGctagaaagaaaatgaagatgcAAGGTAAGGGATGATTtacaataacaaataacacCACCCTCGTATTCTCTCCTATCCTCACCAATTTATGTCTTCCATATGAACAAATTTATTGCACAGTATCAAGGTACTCACATCTTTTAATTCAGTATATATTGGTTCACTTAATTTTATGAACCTTTAAATAAATACAGAAGGCACTTTCTGTATGGTTTCTTTCTTTCACTATCCTGGACATGCGTGGGAACAAAAATGGAACACACAGCATCTGGTTCTGTTTGAGCTTAACTCATAGACCATAAGTGAGGCAGAAGTTTGGTAGTTTATGTGTTTACCTATGCTTCTGCTCATGCTGATTCTGATACTCTCTCAATAGAAGTTCAGCATAGAGAACTTCATTCCATAAATCAGGAACACCCGGAAGGCACCAATGGCTGCAGTCTTGGAATCTCAAAGGTGATTTTCTTTCCTCCGGTGATAGATTTTGCTTCCTGTATATTGAGGGGTGACCATCCTTCCGGAAATCTGTCATTCTAGTGATGTTTTGGTAGGTCACATGGGTTTTCATATTCTTTAGCACCTTCTCCAAAACCTTCATTTTATCTGGATACTCGGTTAGATACTTCTCATTGTCAATTGGATCAGTTTCACTATCACATTGTCCACCTGAATTCCATTGTCCACCACTGCAGTATCatagaaacacaaaaaaaatttagtgatCAGTAAGACTTCTAATGGGTCCTCAAGAAATGTGTTTTCAATTTGCAAGTAATGAAATTGAAGTAAAGAGTAATGTGATGTGAGACCAAAACAAGTATAAAAATTACCGATGCAATTGtattaagagtttaattttcatctgATGTCATTGTAATTACCATAAAAGTCAACAACTTTTCCATATATGATAATCTATGATTAAATGATAGTGTATGAGTACatctaaattaaatcaattctTTGTACTTCACCTGAAATGGGAAGCAGAATAGCCTCTGAAGAAGACCATGGTCTTGGACGGATTTATGTTGGCATCAACCCACTTGCTCCAAGTCGTTAAAGCTCTTCTGAATGCCTCAAGAACGTTTAATTCAGCATACACATGGCTACCTTCTTGGTAATAGTCCTGCCTGAAAATTGTCATGCGCAATTTAAAGTTCATGTTCATAACAAGGGTAGGGTTCCTCTAATCTTGGAACTTACAAAACAATTATGTATAAGTATACAGGTAAATAACGAAACAGTTAACAGTGTCAATTGCAATCACTCCAAAGGGAAGTTGATTGTAATTACCCTTTAGAAGTTTTATCATGAGTCCACCAGTGGCCAGTGTTGAAGACGAGAATATCTGCATCTTTGTATTGAGATGAAGATTTACCAACCAAATCGAGACGAAGTGTTTCCTTCTTTGTCCCGTTCTTATCAGTCATTTCCCCTTCTTGAACCAAGAATGGAGACACAAAAAGCTCCACCGAGAAGTGATAATCCTACAGGGGACATTGATACCAAACCAGCTCTGTGAGGCAAAGAATAACAAATCAAAACAGAAATAAGGAAAACTAGAACGCACGAGAGTTCAACACTCactttgaaaataaatgaatatgcGGCTTCGCCTCTAAAATGGACTCTTCCATTTGCTTCAAAAACattgtgtttatttttcacAGCATTTCTCAGTATGCAAATCAATGACTCCCACATGTTCCTATTGAGCGAATCGCCAACGAAAACCAGTCGTTTCCCTCTCAACAATTGCAGCATTCGATGCGCATCCAACCTATATCAccaattcaatcaaattttgggacccccaaaagaaaaatagcaaATGAATCAATTCAAGTATAATACAAAACAGCAAGTTCACATtaccaaaacgaaataaacaaaTGTTGTCAATTTTGGACAAACACCCATCAAATTAAAAGCTTTACCATCTAAAACTAACCAACAAATTAAAACAGATTTGCATACCTTGGAAGGGTGCAATCCTTTGGCTTCCACTTATACTTCTGATAATCCTTATCAGGCCTTCCATTCCTAATACAATTGAACTGTTCATCAATcaaagagcaagaatctggcttaTAGAGTGGATAGGCATCATCCTTAACCCACTCTCCATCAAAAAAATCACACTTCATCAGAGACTCCATCGATTCATCGCTCCCCTTAGCGTGATCCTTCTTCCCATTGCTCTGTTTCCTCGCCAGAGAAGCCGTGTAATTATCATTCGACACAACAACACCCTTTACCGAATCCACCTTCACCGAAGAATTAGAACTCGTGTTCTGATTTGGAACATTCTGGACAGGGAAACTCACTGAAACATTGGTTGCAGTTGCAGTAGCATTTGTAGTTTGATTTGTGCTCATAGGTTTAGCTTCACCAGAGTTAAAAGTCTGGTTTTTTACAACACCTGGTGGTTCCTTACTAGCAAGGGGTGGTGGAAACTTCACCTCCAAACTTGGCGCGTGAGAATCCGTGGTCTGGTTTGTGGTTGGAACAGGAACTGCATCTTGGGTTGAATTCACTAAGGTTGTTTGTGTTCTGTTTTCCAAAGAGGTTTCTTTGAGTGTTTGAGATTCAGTGGTTGTGTTTGGATAAGGAGATCTAGAAGAGTTAGTGTTATTGTGCAGGGGATCAGAGGAGTTTGggaaaaggagagagaaaatgtTGGGAATTTGAGGCTTGTAGGAACCATCGGTGGTGGATGCGGGGGAGAATATGTTGGTGAACCAGGGGGAGGAAGCGTTTGGGGAAGGAGAAAAGGCTAAGAAAACAGTGAAAGCGACGAAGGCGAGTATGAAAGCGTATGCAGCAGCCactgtttttttggttttgagAATGAAAGAGAGGCTCTTGAGGTCCGTGGCCACATTGCCACCACCGATGGGAACATACTTGGTGGCATCAGCCATGGAGGTTCAAGGGTTGTGATTCGTGTCCCTATTTCGTGCAAGAACAAAGTACTATTAAAGTGAAGTGGTTGCACACAAACACAATGGAATACACTTGTGACCTTCTTCAGGGGTGTTGAGACATGAACATGAGAAGGAAGGAGTTTGTGAGAGTAAAAGTAAAGAGTGAAACCAAAAAATGAGTGGGGTGGGTGAGTGATGTTGGGCCAATCACCAAGATAACTAAAGTCCAGAAAGTGAGTTTAGAATACCAGAGCTAGACTTAAGTGTAAAGtgtatagagagagagagtaaatGGAGGAAATAAAGGAGAGACAGGGAGGAAGCATCAGCTTTGTTTGCCGACGACTTTCTTTATCAAGACAGATGATGGATTATGAGAAACTTTTTTAGATATTACAAGATGGGTTATTATCAGAATAAAAGTTAGATTACATTCACAGTTTTGCAAAGGTACAATATTTATACCTATTATTAAAGAGTATAACTGAAAATAAattgtctaaattatttttatgttagaagGAATATAAATATGtcaaaaactttttattttatttttttatacacgaaaacttttaaacttaatattataaaagtaaatataacgcatgaatttataaaaatcaactGATGAATTTAAATACTCATTAATAACATCATTAAAATCCTCCTTCTCCAATTATCTAATACTCCAAATATACATTTAAAACCCACTTTTATTAAATGCTcctctttttttactaaaaaaataatacgacCGGAGAAAATATTGtctgaaatattttaattttaggaagaaaaaatgtgtcaatttttttatattatattaaaagatcTCTATActaaacatatttatattttattctcttgacatgtaattttttttcatgttttaataaatttttttagttttcaacagtgtcaaacttttacaaaatagatatacaatgattaaattaactataaaaaagtATTCATAAAAGAACTAAAACGGAAATGTGGAGTTTTTAATATAAaggctaaaacaaaaaaaaaaagattagtgagatattttagtaatataaggtgtattttaaaaaagattatgtgctaataataatataaagtaaTTGTATACTATTAGTCAATCTTAAATCATTGT encodes the following:
- the LOC114400572 gene encoding protein trichome birefringence-like, which codes for MADATKYVPIGGGNVATDLKSLSFILKTKKTVAAAYAFILAFVAFTVFLAFSPSPNASSPWFTNIFSPASTTDGSYKPQIPNIFSLLFPNSSDPLHNNTNSSRSPYPNTTTESQTLKETSLENRTQTTLVNSTQDAVPVPTTNQTTDSHAPSLEVKFPPPLASKEPPGVVKNQTFNSGEAKPMSTNQTTNATATATNVSVSFPVQNVPNQNTSSNSSVKVDSVKGVVVSNDNYTASLARKQSNGKKDHAKGSDESMESLMKCDFFDGEWVKDDAYPLYKPDSCSLIDEQFNCIRNGRPDKDYQKYKWKPKDCTLPRLDAHRMLQLLRGKRLVFVGDSLNRNMWESLICILRNAVKNKHNVFEANGRVHFRGEAAYSFIFKDYHFSVELFVSPFLVQEGEMTDKNGTKKETLRLDLVGKSSSQYKDADILVFNTGHWWTHDKTSKGQDYYQEGSHVYAELNVLEAFRRALTTWSKWVDANINPSKTMVFFRGYSASHFSGGQWNSGGQCDSETDPIDNEKYLTEYPDKMKVLEKVLKNMKTHVTYQNITRMTDFRKDGHPSIYRKQNLSPEERKSPLRFQDCSHWCLPGVPDLWNEVLYAELLLREYQNQHEQKHR